The nucleotide sequence GCTGGCGATGGTCGACGGTGGAGATCACCGATGATCGAGTACGCCGACGCGCTGCAACGCATGCTGGCCTGCGCCACCGCGCTGCCGGTCGAAACCGTGCCGCTTGAACAGGCCGCCGGGCGCGTGCTGGCGCGCGAAGTGAGCAGTCCGCAGTGCCTGCCGCCGTTCGACAATTCGGCGATGGACGGCTTCGCGCTGCGCTGTAACGGCGCGCCGATGGCCGCCGGTACCGAGCTGGAGGTGCAGGGCTGGCTAGCGGCCGGTGACGCCGCCAGCGAAGGCGGGCAGGGCGCCTGGGAAATCATGACCGGTGCGCGCATGCCGGACGGACTGGACAGCGTGATTCCGGTCGAACAGGTGCGCATCGTGGCCTCGAGCGACGGGCGCCCGCAGCGGATCGAACTGCTGAAGGACGTGACGCCGGGCCAGCACGTGCGCCTGCGTGGGCAGGACGTGCAGACCGGTGAAGTCCTGCTGGAAGCGGGCAGCACGCTGGCGTTGAACGCCTGCACCCTGCTGCACGCCACCGGCGTGGGCGAGGTGGAGGTGCGTGCGCAGCCTCGCGTTGCGGTGATCGCCACGGGCAAGGAGCTGGTCAGCGATGCAGCGCAGGCGCTGGAGGTCGGGCAGATCCGTGACAGCAACCGGCCGTACCTGGTCGGTCGGCTGCAGGCCGCCGGTGCCGCCGTGGTCTGGCAGGGCGTGGTCGGCGACGATGTGGACGCGTTCAATGCGGCGCTGCAAAGCGCGCTGGACGCCGGGGCGCAGCTGGTGCTCAGCACCGGCGCGGTATCGCAGGGGCGCTACGACTTCATTCCCGAGGCGCTGCGCGCGCGTGGGGCGACCATTCATTTCCACAAGGTGGCGATCCGCCCGGGCAAGCCGCTGCTGTTCGCGCGGTTGCCGGACGGCGCGCTGTATTTCGGGCTGCCGGGCAACCCGGTGTCCGCTGCTGTCGGCCAGCGCTTCTTCGTGGAGCCGGTGCTGCGCCGGCTGCTCGGTATGCCGGCTGAAACCACGCTGCAGCTGCCGTTGCGCGCCGATGTACGCAAGCCGCCCGGGCTGCGCTTCCATGCGCGTGCGCGGGTCGAGCTGGGGGCGGACGGGCAGCTGTCGGCACGGGT is from Stenotrophomonas bentonitica and encodes:
- the glp gene encoding molybdopterin molybdotransferase MoeA; this translates as MIEYADALQRMLACATALPVETVPLEQAAGRVLAREVSSPQCLPPFDNSAMDGFALRCNGAPMAAGTELEVQGWLAAGDAASEGGQGAWEIMTGARMPDGLDSVIPVEQVRIVASSDGRPQRIELLKDVTPGQHVRLRGQDVQTGEVLLEAGSTLALNACTLLHATGVGEVEVRAQPRVAVIATGKELVSDAAQALEVGQIRDSNRPYLVGRLQAAGAAVVWQGVVGDDVDAFNAALQSALDAGAQLVLSTGAVSQGRYDFIPEALRARGATIHFHKVAIRPGKPLLFARLPDGALYFGLPGNPVSAAVGQRFFVEPVLRRLLGMPAETTLQLPLRADVRKPPGLRFHARARVELGADGQLSARVLAGQESFRLMSMLQANAWVVLDINDDEIARAGTPVQVQGWGHRDPVRLAAMEVS